From Acidimicrobiales bacterium, one genomic window encodes:
- a CDS encoding protein meaA produces MGDRPWIMRTYSGHSSAAASNELYRTNLAKGQTGLSIAFDLPTQTGYDPDHPLARGEVGKVGVPVVHLGDMATLLDGIPVDEMNTSMTINAPAAWLLALYVAHAETQGIARTALRGTTQNDIVKEYLSRGTYIFAPEPSRRLIVDTMAFCAHQVPKWNPINICSYHLQEAGATPVQEISIALATAVDVLDAVRASGQVEPERFVDVVASVSFFVNSGIRFVEETCKMRAFTEMWDRLTAERYGITEPKARRFRYGVQVNSLGLTAEQPENNMHRIALELLGVTLSKDARARSIQLPAWNEALGLPRPWDQQWSLRLQQILAHESDLLEYDDIFAGSHVIEATTAELVEAAGAELDEIIDMGGAFASIDELKTRLVRSHATRRARIERGELTVVGVNDFTESEPSPLGGSASILTADPAIEGELIAALGEWRDRRDRARVEAALAALAAAAAAGDNIMEPSIALAHAGGTTGEWADVLRAEFGEYRGPTGVAAAGPRMASSSLRGVAERLRGIEGGPPRLLIAKPGLDGHSNGAEQLALAARDAGMEVIYVGIRSTPQQIASAARDEDVDLIGLSVLSGSHLSLVDDTLAALRVADLDAPVVVGGIIPDADHEALQAMGVARVFTPADFDFGVIVAELADLALAHRT; encoded by the coding sequence GTGGGCGATCGCCCGTGGATCATGCGGACGTACTCGGGGCATTCGTCGGCGGCCGCGAGCAACGAGCTGTATCGGACCAACCTCGCGAAGGGCCAGACGGGTCTCTCGATCGCGTTCGACCTCCCGACCCAGACCGGCTACGACCCCGACCATCCGCTGGCTCGGGGTGAGGTCGGCAAGGTCGGCGTGCCCGTGGTGCACCTGGGCGACATGGCGACCCTCCTCGACGGGATCCCGGTCGACGAGATGAACACGTCGATGACCATCAACGCGCCGGCGGCCTGGCTGCTGGCCCTCTATGTCGCGCATGCCGAGACGCAGGGGATCGCTCGCACGGCGCTGCGCGGCACGACACAGAACGACATCGTCAAGGAGTACCTCAGCCGCGGCACCTACATCTTCGCACCAGAGCCCTCGCGCCGTCTGATCGTCGACACCATGGCGTTCTGCGCCCACCAGGTGCCGAAGTGGAATCCGATCAACATCTGCTCGTACCACCTGCAGGAAGCGGGGGCGACGCCGGTGCAGGAGATCTCGATCGCGCTGGCGACCGCGGTCGACGTCCTCGACGCGGTGCGTGCTTCCGGGCAAGTCGAGCCGGAACGCTTCGTCGACGTCGTCGCGTCGGTCTCGTTCTTCGTGAACAGCGGCATCCGGTTCGTGGAGGAGACCTGCAAGATGCGGGCCTTCACCGAGATGTGGGACCGGCTCACCGCCGAGCGCTACGGGATCACCGAGCCGAAGGCGCGCCGGTTCCGCTACGGCGTGCAGGTCAACTCGCTCGGACTCACCGCCGAGCAACCCGAGAACAACATGCACCGCATCGCGCTGGAGTTGCTCGGGGTGACGCTGTCGAAGGACGCCCGGGCCCGCTCGATCCAGCTGCCGGCATGGAACGAGGCGCTCGGGCTCCCCCGACCGTGGGACCAGCAGTGGTCGTTGCGGCTCCAGCAGATCCTCGCCCACGAATCCGATCTGCTCGAGTACGACGACATCTTCGCCGGCTCCCACGTGATCGAGGCGACGACGGCGGAGCTGGTCGAAGCCGCCGGTGCGGAGCTCGACGAGATCATCGACATGGGTGGCGCGTTCGCCTCGATCGACGAGCTCAAGACCCGACTCGTCCGGTCCCACGCGACGCGACGGGCCCGTATCGAGCGGGGCGAGTTGACGGTCGTCGGCGTCAACGACTTCACCGAGTCGGAACCCTCGCCGCTGGGGGGCAGCGCCAGCATTCTCACCGCCGACCCGGCGATCGAAGGCGAGCTGATCGCGGCGCTCGGCGAGTGGCGGGACCGACGCGATCGGGCCCGCGTCGAAGCCGCCCTCGCGGCGCTCGCGGCGGCTGCCGCAGCAGGCGACAACATCATGGAACCGTCGATCGCGCTGGCTCACGCCGGGGGCACGACGGGGGAGTGGGCCGATGTGCTGCGGGCCGAGTTCGGCGAGTACCGCGGGCCGACGGGCGTCGCCGCAGCCGGACCCAGGATGGCGTCGTCGTCGCTGCGCGGCGTCGCCGAACGGCTGCGCGGGATCGAGGGCGGTCCGCCGCGCCTGCTGATCGCCAAGCCCGGTCTCGACGGCCACTCGAACGGGGCCGAACAGCTCGCGCTCGCCGCACGCGACGCCGGCATGGAGGTGATCTATGTGGGGATCCGTTCCACGCCGCAGCAGATCGCCTCGGCGGCCCGCGACGAAGACGTCGATCTGATCGGTCTGTCGGTACTCTCCGGCAGCCACCTCTCGCTGGTCGACGACACCCTGGCTGCGTTGCGTGTCGCCGACCTCGACGCTCCGGTCGTCGTCGGCGGAATCATCCCCGACGCGGACCACGAGGCGCTGCAGGCGATGGGTGTCGCGCGGGTGTTCACCCCGGCGGATTTCGACTTCGGGGTCATCGTGGCGGAGCTGGCCGATCTCGCGCTCGCCCATCGCACGTGA
- a CDS encoding aldo/keto reductase, which produces MRTFGATGVSVSKYCLGTMMFGAMGNTDHDECVSMVHRALDAGINFVDTADAYSMGESEEVLGRALAGRRDDVVLATKAFIPMSADPNHMGGSRRWLVRAVEDSLRRLGTDRIDLFQLHRRDARLDLDESLGALDQLVRDGKILYAGMSATSAEWIVEARHISDQRGHVRVRSEQCLYNLFNRDVERAVLPTCERLGVGVMTYAPLNGGWLTGKYRHDQDVPDDARAVRMAAHNTARWDRSRAQTQAKLDLIEQLLELSADAGVPLTHLATAWAAEHPAVSSVIIGPRTPEQLEDALASADVRLDEGVLDALDELLPPGLDIDTVDTNRPEPHMAPHARRRRR; this is translated from the coding sequence ATGAGGACGTTCGGCGCCACCGGCGTGAGCGTGTCGAAGTACTGCCTCGGCACGATGATGTTCGGGGCCATGGGCAACACCGATCACGACGAGTGTGTGTCGATGGTCCACCGGGCTCTCGATGCGGGGATCAACTTCGTCGACACCGCCGATGCTTACAGCATGGGCGAGAGCGAGGAGGTGCTCGGCCGAGCCCTGGCCGGCCGTCGCGACGATGTCGTGCTGGCGACCAAGGCGTTCATCCCGATGAGCGCCGACCCGAACCACATGGGCGGCTCGCGCCGTTGGCTCGTCCGCGCCGTCGAGGACAGCCTCCGTCGCCTCGGCACCGACCGCATCGACCTCTTCCAACTGCACCGCCGCGACGCCCGCCTCGATCTCGACGAATCGCTCGGCGCGCTCGACCAGCTCGTGAGGGACGGAAAGATCCTCTACGCCGGCATGTCGGCCACCTCGGCGGAGTGGATCGTCGAGGCCCGCCACATCAGCGACCAGCGGGGCCACGTCCGGGTGCGCTCCGAACAGTGCCTCTACAACCTCTTCAACCGAGACGTCGAACGGGCGGTCCTGCCGACGTGTGAACGTCTCGGCGTCGGCGTCATGACCTACGCCCCGCTCAACGGTGGGTGGCTCACCGGGAAGTACCGCCACGACCAGGACGTGCCCGACGATGCCCGCGCCGTGCGGATGGCAGCCCACAACACGGCCCGCTGGGACCGGTCGAGGGCCCAGACACAGGCGAAGCTGGATCTGATCGAGCAACTCCTCGAACTCTCGGCCGATGCCGGCGTGCCGCTGACCCACCTGGCCACGGCATGGGCCGCCGAGCACCCGGCCGTCTCGAGCGTCATCATCGGCCCCCGCACGCCCGAACAGCTCGAGGACGCACTCGCCTCGGCCGACGTGCGGCTCGACGAGGGCGTGCTCGACGCGCTCGACGAGCTGCTGCCCCCGGGTCTCGACATCGACACGGTCGACACCAACCGGCCCGAGCCCCACATGGCGCCGCACGCCCGGCGGCGGCGTCGCTGA
- a CDS encoding phytanoyl-CoA dioxygenase family protein: MTDPILLSTLDMARFVADGYLRFDAVVPDELNRTVLEELSALLGHPSDDPGEFQPRSGTPLSECYPADSALRRVYELPEIAGAIRSLVGANPVFDHHAIHFNPAGSPRIQDLHCDAAIDSDDPTFDIQLFYFPHDVGEGEGGTRFVPGSHLRNIHENSVARYQHIAGEKFFTGPAGTILVFHQGVWHAGQDNPSGNHRWMFKLRLNPTEPQVRLWDTSDYDEVAKGSWDHMFATTAPGDTVANVLRKMHPWSFDGEYRIETMERVRLWRYLSDDPSFDVDWYRTRIEGRAALLEGARR, encoded by the coding sequence GTGACTGATCCCATCCTGCTGAGCACACTCGACATGGCGCGATTCGTCGCCGACGGCTATCTGCGGTTCGATGCCGTCGTTCCCGACGAGCTCAACCGCACCGTCCTCGAGGAACTGTCGGCCCTGCTCGGCCACCCCTCCGATGATCCCGGCGAGTTCCAACCCCGCTCCGGCACCCCTCTCTCCGAGTGCTACCCGGCCGACAGCGCGCTGCGTCGCGTCTACGAACTCCCCGAGATCGCCGGCGCGATCCGATCGCTCGTCGGGGCGAACCCCGTCTTCGACCACCACGCGATCCACTTCAATCCGGCCGGTTCACCTCGCATCCAGGATCTGCACTGCGACGCGGCGATCGACAGTGACGATCCCACGTTCGACATCCAGCTCTTCTACTTCCCCCACGACGTCGGCGAGGGCGAAGGCGGCACCCGCTTCGTACCGGGCAGCCATCTTCGCAACATCCACGAGAACAGCGTCGCCCGTTATCAGCACATCGCCGGTGAGAAGTTCTTTACCGGGCCGGCGGGCACGATCCTCGTGTTCCACCAGGGCGTCTGGCACGCAGGCCAGGACAACCCGTCCGGCAACCACCGCTGGATGTTCAAGCTGCGTCTCAACCCGACGGAACCGCAGGTTCGCCTCTGGGACACCTCCGACTACGACGAGGTGGCGAAGGGTTCCTGGGATCACATGTTCGCGACCACCGCGCCGGGCGACACGGTCGCCAACGTCCTGCGCAAGATGCATCCCTGGTCCTTCGACGGCGAGTACCGGATCGAGACCATGGAACGTGTCCGCCTCTGGCGTTACCTGAGCGACGATCCCTCGTTCGACGTCGACTGGTACCGCACCCGGATCGAGGGTCGTGCCGCCCTGCTCGAAGGGGCGCGGCGGTGA
- a CDS encoding aldo/keto reductase encodes MSSPAVTTPKVNPNMEYRRLGRTGLKVSVLSFGSWVTFDTQLDDSLALDCMAAAGEAGCNFFDNAEAYARGESEAIMGRVLQELGWPRWSYVLTTKVFMGIHGDVPNMRMTLNRKYLMQAIDASLERLQTDFVDVLYCHRADPETPIEETVWAMSDIIAAGKAHYWGTSEWRADEIQAAIDIAERHHLHKPVTEQSQYNLLERKNVEKNYRRLVDDHGYGNTIWSPLASGLLTGKYRDGIPADSRAALDGYEWLAGRLTAAEAVAQVENLRPIADRLGCTMAQLALAWCTLNPAVSTVITGASKVEQVVSNFGALDVIPLLTDEVKAEIEAAVA; translated from the coding sequence ATGTCGTCACCTGCTGTCACCACCCCGAAGGTCAACCCCAACATGGAGTACCGGCGCCTCGGCCGTACCGGTCTCAAGGTCAGCGTGCTCTCGTTCGGGAGCTGGGTCACGTTCGACACCCAGCTCGACGACTCGCTGGCGCTCGACTGCATGGCGGCGGCCGGCGAGGCCGGCTGCAACTTCTTCGACAACGCCGAGGCCTATGCCCGAGGCGAGAGCGAAGCGATCATGGGGCGGGTGCTGCAGGAACTGGGATGGCCGCGCTGGTCCTACGTGCTCACCACCAAGGTGTTCATGGGCATCCACGGCGACGTCCCCAACATGCGGATGACTCTGAACCGCAAGTACCTGATGCAGGCGATCGACGCGTCGCTCGAACGTCTCCAGACCGACTTCGTCGATGTCCTCTACTGTCACCGCGCCGACCCGGAGACGCCGATCGAGGAGACGGTGTGGGCGATGAGCGACATCATCGCCGCGGGCAAGGCCCACTACTGGGGAACCAGCGAGTGGCGGGCCGACGAGATCCAGGCGGCGATCGACATCGCCGAGCGTCACCACCTGCACAAGCCGGTGACCGAGCAGAGCCAGTACAACCTGCTCGAGCGCAAGAACGTCGAGAAGAACTATCGCCGTCTCGTCGACGACCACGGCTACGGCAACACGATCTGGAGTCCGCTCGCATCGGGGCTGTTGACCGGCAAGTACCGCGACGGGATCCCCGCCGACTCCCGTGCCGCGCTCGACGGCTACGAGTGGCTCGCCGGTCGGCTCACCGCGGCCGAGGCGGTGGCGCAGGTCGAGAACCTGCGTCCGATCGCCGATCGACTCGGGTGCACGATGGCCCAGCTCGCGTTGGCGTGGTGCACGCTCAATCCGGCGGTGTCGACGGTGATCACCGGCGCGTCGAAGGTCGAGCAGGTCGTCTCGAACTTCGGCGCCCTCGACGTGATCCCGCTGCTCACCGACGAGGTGAAGGCCGAGATCGAAGCTGCCGTCGCCTGA
- a CDS encoding 2OG-Fe(II) oxygenase family protein, whose protein sequence is MELGVVDLSAPVDEQARVMADACESLGFFRVPLSVVAPDVAAAAWDTAAQFFALPEPAKRDVEFPEPGYPYGFSPYGYETLARSLDDVDARPDMKESFSVGPDCGPYVSVAPDQEWIRSPSLWPAAVPALRSAWVAYYRALSEVAARLLSVMAVALDLPANHFDPLIDRPITSMRAIHYPAAPPTDGALRAGAHADYGTLTILRTDEIGGLQIVDADGAWVDVAPDPEMFVVNLGDSIAQWTNDRWRSTVHRVVPRPEPRQSMAFFHMANWDAVIECLPGCVAPGEKPRHEPVEAGPWLMQKFRSTVV, encoded by the coding sequence ATGGAACTCGGCGTCGTCGATCTGTCGGCGCCCGTCGACGAGCAGGCGCGGGTGATGGCCGATGCCTGTGAGAGCCTCGGCTTCTTCCGCGTTCCGCTCTCGGTCGTCGCCCCCGACGTCGCCGCAGCGGCATGGGACACGGCGGCGCAGTTCTTCGCCCTGCCCGAGCCCGCCAAACGCGACGTCGAGTTCCCCGAACCCGGCTACCCCTACGGCTTCTCGCCCTACGGCTACGAGACGCTGGCCCGTTCGCTCGACGATGTCGACGCGCGTCCCGACATGAAGGAGTCGTTCTCGGTCGGCCCCGACTGTGGACCGTATGTGTCCGTGGCGCCCGACCAGGAATGGATCCGGTCACCGAGCTTGTGGCCGGCGGCGGTCCCGGCGCTGCGGTCGGCCTGGGTCGCCTACTACCGCGCCCTGAGCGAGGTCGCCGCACGATTGCTGTCGGTGATGGCCGTGGCCCTCGATCTGCCGGCGAACCACTTCGACCCGCTGATCGATCGACCGATCACGTCGATGCGGGCCATTCACTACCCGGCCGCGCCGCCGACCGACGGTGCCCTGCGGGCAGGCGCCCATGCCGACTACGGCACGCTCACCATCCTGCGCACCGACGAGATCGGGGGCCTGCAGATCGTCGACGCCGACGGTGCATGGGTCGACGTCGCGCCCGACCCGGAGATGTTCGTGGTCAACCTCGGCGACTCGATCGCACAGTGGACCAACGATCGTTGGCGCTCGACCGTTCATCGGGTCGTGCCGAGGCCCGAACCTCGTCAGTCGATGGCCTTCTTCCACATGGCCAACTGGGACGCGGTGATCGAGTGTCTTCCGGGCTGCGTCGCACCGGGCGAGAAGCCGCGGCACGAGCCCGTCGAGGCTGGGCCGTGGCTCATGCAGAAGTTCCGCTCGACGGTCGTCTGA
- a CDS encoding LLM class flavin-dependent oxidoreductase encodes MPTPSVSIGLPPQPGATDLAVLAEELGYERVWLYDSAALYEDIWIHLALIAERTSRIGLGTAVLVPNLRHVMTTASAVATVARMAPGRLAVAIGTGFTARLVMNKGALSWATTETYVRQLRGLLAGEVVDIAGERCQMIHHPDLAAPRPIDVPILLSALGPKGQGIAAEIGDGLMNVAPPDGGAWDWYVHMVNGTVLDDGESPTAERVVDAAGPWEALSHHGAWHLAGEEIVPMLPGGAEWLDRVVADRPEAERHLSVHEWHCTHVNDRDRPLLAAKGTADDPWSGWVGEDADIAGRIAASGAAGTTEVLFTPAGPDLERELRAFARAAGLG; translated from the coding sequence ATGCCGACCCCCTCCGTTTCGATCGGGCTGCCGCCGCAGCCGGGTGCCACCGACCTCGCCGTTCTCGCCGAGGAGCTCGGCTACGAACGGGTGTGGCTCTACGACTCCGCGGCGCTCTACGAGGACATCTGGATCCATCTGGCGTTGATCGCCGAGCGCACTTCGCGGATCGGGCTGGGCACCGCGGTGCTCGTGCCCAACCTCCGCCACGTGATGACGACCGCGTCGGCCGTCGCGACCGTCGCCCGCATGGCGCCCGGCCGCCTCGCGGTCGCGATCGGCACGGGCTTCACCGCCAGGCTCGTCATGAACAAGGGTGCGCTGTCGTGGGCGACCACGGAGACCTATGTCCGCCAGCTGCGCGGGCTCCTCGCAGGCGAGGTCGTCGACATCGCCGGCGAGCGGTGTCAGATGATCCACCATCCCGACCTCGCTGCCCCCCGGCCGATCGACGTGCCGATCCTCCTGTCGGCGCTCGGACCCAAGGGGCAGGGCATCGCGGCCGAGATCGGCGACGGACTCATGAATGTGGCGCCGCCCGACGGCGGCGCATGGGACTGGTACGTGCACATGGTCAACGGGACGGTGCTCGACGACGGCGAATCGCCCACCGCCGAGCGCGTCGTCGACGCCGCAGGCCCGTGGGAAGCGCTGTCGCATCATGGTGCGTGGCACCTGGCCGGCGAGGAGATCGTCCCGATGCTGCCCGGTGGGGCGGAGTGGCTCGATCGGGTGGTCGCCGACCGGCCCGAGGCCGAGCGCCATCTCTCCGTGCACGAGTGGCACTGCACGCATGTCAACGATCGCGATCGTCCCCTGCTCGCGGCGAAGGGCACGGCCGACGACCCCTGGTCGGGATGGGTCGGCGAGGATGCCGACATCGCCGGGCGGATCGCGGCGAGCGGTGCGGCGGGGACGACGGAGGTGCTCTTCACTCCGGCGGGCCCGGACCTCGAGCGAGAGCTCCGTGCGTTCGCCCGCGCCGCGGGTCTGGGGTGA
- a CDS encoding alpha-D-ribose 1-methylphosphonate 5-triphosphate diphosphatase, producing the protein MAVSVTPMLTIRGGTVLLPAGSTERTDVVCRGPVVESVGRHGAAGTVDIDAAGALVLPGLVDIHGDGFERTVMPRPGVFVDVAAAVAETRSHLLAAGITTGYVSVTDGWEPGLRSRETLRDLVAALRGSSTERWGPELRLHVRHERCNTDDIDELLGWIADGSITMLSYNDHTPGGIAMVEGITELQVKRSGLGQDALEAEQRAAVARRELGRVQEERLARAAHDASIATASHDASSDTDLRRDLALGVDIAEFPLSIELAQRYRDAGIAILLGAPNLVRGHSHLGNLSVRDAWEAGVADLICSDYHYQSMLHAPFVLTSLGASLHEAWHTVSRGPAEAAGLYDRGVIEAGARADLIVVEPPESSRPARVRAVVVDGRLAALTP; encoded by the coding sequence GTGGCCGTCTCCGTGACACCGATGCTGACGATCCGGGGCGGAACCGTTCTGCTGCCCGCCGGCAGCACCGAACGGACCGACGTCGTGTGCCGCGGACCCGTGGTCGAGTCGGTCGGCCGCCACGGCGCGGCGGGCACCGTCGACATCGACGCGGCGGGCGCCCTCGTCCTCCCCGGGCTGGTCGACATCCACGGCGACGGATTCGAGCGCACGGTGATGCCCCGACCGGGCGTGTTCGTCGATGTCGCCGCTGCGGTCGCGGAGACCCGGAGTCACCTCCTCGCAGCCGGTATCACGACCGGCTATGTGTCGGTGACCGACGGCTGGGAGCCCGGGCTGCGCAGCCGGGAGACCCTTCGCGACCTGGTCGCCGCGCTGCGGGGATCGTCAACCGAACGGTGGGGTCCCGAGCTGCGACTCCACGTGCGCCACGAGCGGTGCAACACCGACGACATCGACGAGCTCCTCGGATGGATCGCCGACGGCTCGATCACGATGCTGTCCTACAACGACCACACGCCGGGCGGGATCGCCATGGTCGAGGGCATCACCGAGTTGCAGGTGAAACGATCGGGACTCGGCCAGGACGCACTGGAGGCCGAACAGCGCGCTGCGGTCGCACGCCGGGAGCTGGGACGGGTGCAGGAGGAGCGACTCGCCCGGGCCGCCCACGACGCTTCCATCGCCACGGCGAGCCATGACGCATCGAGCGACACCGACCTTCGCCGCGACCTCGCCCTCGGCGTCGACATCGCCGAGTTCCCGCTGTCGATCGAGCTGGCGCAGCGTTATCGCGACGCCGGGATCGCGATCCTCCTCGGCGCCCCCAACCTCGTGCGTGGCCATTCCCACCTCGGCAACCTGAGCGTGCGCGATGCCTGGGAGGCAGGCGTCGCCGACCTGATCTGTTCCGACTACCACTACCAGTCGATGCTCCACGCGCCATTCGTGTTGACATCTCTCGGTGCGTCGCTCCACGAGGCGTGGCACACCGTGTCGCGCGGTCCGGCCGAAGCAGCGGGCCTCTACGACCGTGGCGTGATCGAGGCCGGCGCCCGCGCCGATCTCATCGTGGTCGAACCACCCGAATCGAGCCGTCCGGCCCGGGTGCGCGCCGTCGTGGTCGACGGCCGACTCGCGGCACTCACGCCGTGA
- a CDS encoding CBS domain-containing protein, with amino-acid sequence MLISEVLRRKGNAVATVDPAATITEVVEALARVGVGALVVSGDGRRVDGIISERDVVRALAAHGRDAVDRTAQEVMTREVVTCSETATIEQLMTEMTERRFRHVPVTDDGELIGIVSIGDVVNARVRTLETETRQLTNYISGY; translated from the coding sequence ATGCTGATCAGCGAAGTCCTGCGGCGCAAGGGAAACGCGGTCGCGACCGTCGACCCCGCAGCGACGATCACGGAGGTGGTCGAGGCGCTCGCTCGCGTCGGCGTCGGTGCCCTCGTGGTGTCGGGCGACGGTCGCCGTGTCGACGGGATCATCTCCGAGCGCGACGTCGTCCGGGCGCTGGCCGCACACGGTCGCGACGCCGTCGACCGGACGGCGCAAGAGGTGATGACCCGGGAGGTCGTCACCTGCAGCGAGACCGCGACCATCGAGCAATTGATGACCGAGATGACGGAGCGGCGCTTCCGTCACGTCCCGGTCACCGACGACGGCGAGTTGATCGGGATCGTCAGCATCGGCGACGTCGTCAACGCCCGGGTGCGCACTCTCGAGACCGAGACCCGCCAGCTGACCAACTACATCTCGGGCTACTGA
- a CDS encoding acyl-CoA dehydrogenase family protein produces the protein MDLAYIPGADERMGAPMAWDFSTEPEFQEKLDWVEKFCREEVEPLDMIFPYAVRSKDPKIKAIVKGLQDQVKAQGLWALFLDEELGGPGLGQLKLGLLNEILGRYGSAPQMFGSAAPDTGNMELLAAYGTEEQKERWLKPMLEQELWSAYSMTEPQGGSDPNLFRTHAVRDGDEWVINGEKWFTSAGRAADILFVMCTNGMFVVPRDTPGVEIQPEPRTHNHIIYNDVRIPADHLLGPEDGAKVLAQRRLGGGRIHHAMRTIANCKLAFDMMCERALSRESHGKIIGEHQMVQEKIADSYAQIRMLRLFVLETAWKIDNSSTQETRTDIAAVKFSMAKVLREVSFNALHILGSLGTTNLTPIQAMYASAPTMGIADGVDEVHKATVARNVLKSYAPHDGYWPTEYYPEKRKRAREKFEPMFESDPELRDMADAMAKYMERRGR, from the coding sequence GTGGACCTGGCCTACATTCCGGGAGCCGACGAACGCATGGGGGCACCGATGGCCTGGGACTTTTCAACCGAACCCGAATTCCAGGAGAAGCTCGACTGGGTCGAGAAGTTCTGCCGCGAGGAGGTCGAGCCGCTCGACATGATCTTCCCGTACGCGGTCCGCTCCAAGGATCCGAAGATCAAGGCGATCGTGAAGGGTCTGCAGGACCAGGTGAAGGCCCAGGGCCTCTGGGCCCTGTTCCTCGACGAGGAACTCGGCGGACCCGGGCTCGGCCAGCTCAAGCTCGGCCTGCTCAACGAGATCCTCGGCCGCTACGGCTCGGCGCCGCAGATGTTCGGCTCCGCCGCCCCCGATACCGGCAACATGGAGCTCCTCGCCGCCTATGGCACCGAGGAGCAGAAGGAGCGCTGGCTGAAGCCGATGCTCGAGCAGGAGCTGTGGTCCGCCTACTCCATGACCGAACCGCAGGGTGGCTCCGACCCGAACCTGTTCCGAACCCACGCGGTGCGCGACGGCGACGAGTGGGTGATCAACGGCGAGAAGTGGTTCACGAGCGCAGGCCGGGCGGCCGACATCTTGTTCGTGATGTGCACCAACGGCATGTTCGTCGTGCCGCGTGACACCCCCGGCGTCGAGATCCAGCCCGAGCCGCGCACCCACAACCACATCATCTACAACGACGTCCGCATCCCGGCCGACCATCTCCTCGGTCCGGAGGACGGCGCCAAGGTCCTGGCCCAACGTCGCCTCGGCGGTGGGCGGATCCACCACGCAATGCGGACGATCGCCAACTGCAAGCTCGCGTTCGACATGATGTGCGAGCGGGCCCTCAGCCGAGAGTCGCACGGCAAGATCATCGGCGAGCACCAGATGGTGCAGGAGAAGATCGCCGACTCCTACGCCCAGATCCGCATGCTGCGCTTGTTCGTGCTGGAGACGGCCTGGAAGATCGACAACTCGAGCACCCAGGAGACCCGCACCGACATCGCCGCCGTGAAGTTCTCGATGGCCAAGGTGCTCCGGGAGGTGTCGTTCAATGCCCTCCACATCCTCGGATCGCTCGGCACCACGAACCTCACACCGATCCAGGCCATGTATGCGTCGGCACCGACCATGGGCATCGCCGACGGCGTCGACGAGGTCCACAAGGCGACCGTGGCCCGCAACGTGCTCAAGAGCTATGCCCCACACGACGGCTACTGGCCCACGGAGTACTACCCCGAGAAGCGCAAGCGGGCCCGGGAGAAGTTCGAGCCGATGTTCGAGTCCGACCCCGAACTGCGCGACATGGCCGACGCCATGGCGAAGTACATGGAACGCCGCGGCCGCTGA
- a CDS encoding nitroreductase/quinone reductase family protein: protein MPSMSGRVANFLSRRFPDVGRRATLRQIEKFRASKGTKGNTLLGKPVFLLDVVGRKSGESRPVMLMRVHRGDDLIVVGSNGGNPTTPNWWANLVAAGEAHVEVGADRWAVEVHELDDGTERDDCWALACAAYPDFASYQELTDRKIPIAVLTRKG from the coding sequence ATGCCTTCGATGAGTGGTCGCGTCGCCAACTTCTTGAGCAGGCGATTCCCCGACGTCGGTCGGCGGGCCACGCTGCGCCAGATCGAGAAGTTCCGGGCCAGCAAGGGAACCAAGGGCAACACGCTCCTGGGGAAGCCGGTCTTTCTCCTCGATGTGGTCGGACGCAAGAGCGGCGAGTCGCGACCGGTCATGTTGATGCGGGTGCACCGGGGCGACGATCTGATCGTCGTCGGATCCAACGGCGGCAATCCCACGACCCCCAACTGGTGGGCCAACCTCGTCGCCGCCGGCGAGGCCCATGTCGAGGTCGGCGCCGACCGGTGGGCGGTCGAGGTGCACGAGCTCGACGACGGCACCGAGCGCGACGACTGCTGGGCGCTCGCCTGCGCTGCGTACCCCGACTTCGCGTCCTACCAGGAACTCACGGATCGCAAGATCCCGATCGCCGTGCTGACCAGAAAGGGCTGA
- a CDS encoding VOC family protein, which translates to MRSPAPRVWGEIVTQILGQFCINVRDLDRALEFWEGVCELEVQHRTEIPTAFEAVLQSPHGGSRMQLAQQRAADGSAVDQPIDMGTAMWKLYINTSDCQAVYDRAIAAGCESVTPPRKLDRWPVTVAFVEDFDGYLIEFVEHHEGTREGVPDPKKVA; encoded by the coding sequence GTGCGTTCGCCCGCGCCGCGGGTCTGGGGTGAGATCGTGACCCAGATCCTCGGCCAGTTCTGCATCAACGTCCGCGACCTCGATCGCGCCCTCGAGTTCTGGGAGGGCGTGTGCGAGCTGGAGGTCCAGCATCGCACCGAGATCCCCACCGCGTTCGAGGCGGTGCTGCAGAGTCCCCATGGTGGCTCCCGCATGCAGCTCGCCCAGCAGCGGGCCGCCGACGGCAGCGCGGTCGACCAGCCGATCGACATGGGCACGGCGATGTGGAAGCTCTACATCAACACGTCGGATTGCCAGGCGGTCTACGACCGGGCGATCGCGGCCGGATGCGAGTCGGTGACCCCGCCCCGGAAGCTCGACCGCTGGCCCGTCACCGTCGCGTTCGTGGAGGACTTCGACGGCTACCTGATCGAGTTCGTGGAACACCACGAGGGAACCCGCGAGGGAGTTCCCGACCCCAAGAAGGTCGCCTGA